DNA sequence from the Atribacterota bacterium genome:
GACCAAGCAGTGGGTAGAAAAGCGGAACTTCGTGGCCAACACCGTTGGTGCTTCCTGGCATGGTGTGATTTCCAAATTCTCCAAGAATCAAGATCTCGCTGCCTACTTCCTCTCCTGGCAGGCTACACCACCGATTAACCACTGGAACGTTGTCTGGGGCTGGACCGGCGTTGACCCTGGAACGCTCTATGACCTTCTGCAGCCCACGGGGAAGTCGACCATCGAAGAATACGTGGCTACCGGATACGAGGCCGAGGATGCCAAGCAGTTCGTCAATGCGTATGAAGAAATGTGGTACAAGTATCCTTTGAAACAGTCCTACCTGCGTATTCCTGGGACCCCAGAAATGTGGGAAATCTGGGACATTCATCTCTCTGAGGCAGTTACTGGTCAGGTTACTCCAGAAGAAGCCTTGAACCGCACTGCTGAAGATTGGAATGCCATTATTGACCGCCTTGGTCGGGAACAGTTGAAGAAGATTTACCAGGAAGCAATCGGATATAAACCAGAGTAAATTTTCTAAAGAGGGGGTCAGAAACCCCCTCTTTTTTATTGTTTTTGGGGAGAAAAAGCGATGAAGAGAGAAAAGGGCAATGTCTTTGTTATACCGGCAATCATCTGGATTTTTACGTTTACCATTTTTCCGCTGGTTTATTCGTTTCGGGTCAGCATATCCCGGATATCCTATGGAAAGATTACTGGTTTTGCTGGGTTGAGTAATTACGTGCGCATGTTTGGTGATTACCGCTTCTGGGGTACTCTTCGTTTCACCTTGATTTTTGTTTCGATTAGCGTCGTGGCCACTACTTTTTTGGGGCTTGGTTTGGCCCTGGTTTTCAACCGTAAGATGCGAGGGTTGAAGGTTTTTCGTTCTCTTCTTACCATGCCTCTTTTTACGGCTCCTGTGGCTCTCGGCTATCTGGGGGTAATGATGTTCTACGAAGAGAATGGTCCGGTTAATGTTCTCCTGAAATATCTGGGGATGGGTAAGGTTCCTTGGCTTTCTCATCCCTGGTGGGCAACGTTAGCCGTTTGTATGGTGGATGTTTGGCAATGGACTCCTTTTGCTTTTATCATTCTTCTGGCTGGTTTGCAGTCCATTTCAGATGAAATTTATGAAGCGGCGGTTATCGATACATCCTCTGGTTGGACAGTCTTTCGTTATGTTACCTTGCCCCTGATTTCTCCAGTTCTGGGAACGGTATTGATGCTTCGGTTGGTGGATGCATTTAAAATTTTTGACGTTCCTTTCAGTTTGACCAGTGGTGGGCCAGGTACTGCAACGCGAACTTTAACCTTTTATATTTATACCCAGGGGTTACGGAACTTCGACCTGGGGTATGCCAGTGCCATGGCGTATTTCCTTTTAGCAATTACCATGATGATTGGGATGCTCTTCTTCCGTCGATATAGAGAGCTCTACGAGTAAAGGGGAATATGGCGATGTCGAAAAAAAGACATAGAATAGTCGAAACTCTCTTGTGGATTGTGGTGGTGATTGTGGT
Encoded proteins:
- a CDS encoding sugar ABC transporter permease, with amino-acid sequence MKREKGNVFVIPAIIWIFTFTIFPLVYSFRVSISRISYGKITGFAGLSNYVRMFGDYRFWGTLRFTLIFVSISVVATTFLGLGLALVFNRKMRGLKVFRSLLTMPLFTAPVALGYLGVMMFYEENGPVNVLLKYLGMGKVPWLSHPWWATLAVCMVDVWQWTPFAFIILLAGLQSISDEIYEAAVIDTSSGWTVFRYVTLPLISPVLGTVLMLRLVDAFKIFDVPFSLTSGGPGTATRTLTFYIYTQGLRNFDLGYASAMAYFLLAITMMIGMLFFRRYRELYE